A genomic segment from Nicotiana tabacum cultivar K326 chromosome 7, ASM71507v2, whole genome shotgun sequence encodes:
- the LOC107790417 gene encoding uncharacterized protein LOC107790417 yields the protein MREMHLQKMVLRVGTKVRKDLERMSGEVSSIHHKCFNRMQDLINQEQSIQSSFHKKSEKVKSDHRIRLNASVDVVRFLLRNGLSFRGHNESEDSEDKDFFLELLEFHGDKHSDVGKVTLHKAPKNDMIICPAIQKDIVDACAKETSKAIIQDLDDEFFGILVDESKDISHKEQMALVIQYVNKRGEVIERVLGIVHVNDSSALSLQKIIYDLLLDHSLSSSKLRGQDELNKALQKKDQDIVNAMRLLDLANIRLQTMRESEFEFLMNELHELNSRFDVMTSDLLLGMACLNPIDSFANFDKDRIMKLAKYYPSEFDDNKLRDLSFQLDSFIVYARMPHSKFINLKGMKDLAILTLILSVATASVERAFSSIKLIKSDLRNSISEEFLNGCFVCNIERKVFATVSNDAIIDRFQSMKTRRVQLLSALGPLEATLIQGTKGENPLGPYRDLLAEMQFPLCIFWLLNMFDYSPRSTIKLLLINTAENEKHQSFYNSSQKSTIG from the exons ATGCGGGAGATGCATTTACAAAAGATGGTTTTAAGGGTTGGAACAAAGGTACGGAAAGACTTAGAACGCATGTCTGGGGAAGTAAGTAGTATCCATCACAAATGTTTTAATAGGATGCAAGATTTGATAAATCAAGAACAATcgattcaatcttcttttcacaAGAAAAGTGAGAAAGTAAAAAGCGATCATCGGATACGTTTAAATGCCTCGGTTGATGTGGTAAGATTTCTCTTAAGAAATGGGTTGTCATTTCGTGGTCATAATGAAAGTGAAGATTCTGAAGACAAAGATTTTTTTCTTGAACTTTTGGAATTTCATGGGGATAAGCATTCAGATGTGGGAAAGGTAACATTACATAAAGCTCCAAAAAATGATATGATTATTTGTCCAGCAATTCAAAAGGATATTGTGGATGCTTGTGCTAAAGAAACAAGTAAAGCTATTATCCAAGATTTGGATGACGAATTCTTTGGGATATTGGTTGATGAATCAAAGGACATCTCACATAAAGAGCAAATGGCCCTTGTTATACAATATGTTAACAAAAGAGGGGAGGTGATTGAGCGCGTTTTGGGTATTGTCCATGTGAATGATTCATCTGCATTATCATTAcagaaaataatttatgatttgctTTTGGATCACTCGTTAAGCTCATCCAAGCTACGTGGACAAG ATGAATTGAACAAAGCTTTACAAAAGAAAGATCAAGACATAGTCAATGCTATGAGGTTGCTTGACCTTGCAAATATAAGATTGCAGACTATGAGAGAAAGTGAATTTGAGTTCTTGATGAATGAA CTTCATGAGCTAAATAGTCGTTTTGATGTAATGACTAGTGACTTACTCCTTGGTATGGCTTGTTTGAATCCGATTGATTCATTTGCTAATTTTGACAAAGACAGAATAATGAAGTTGGCCAAGTATTATCCAAGTGAGTTTGATGACAACAAGCTTCGAGATCTCAGCTTTCAGCTTGATAGTTTCATTGTCTATGCTCGAATGCCTCATAGCAAATTTATCAACTTGAAGGGAATGAAGGATCTTGCTATA TTGACTTTGATTCTATCTGTTGCTACTGCAAGCGTGGAAAGGGCATTTTCCTCAATTAAGCTCATAAAAAGTGATCTACGTAATAGCATTAGTGAAGAGTTTTTGAATGGCTGTTTCGTTTGCAATATAGAGCGTAAGGTATTTGCAACTGTAAGTAATGATGCTATTATTGATCGTTTTCAAAGTATGAAAACTCGTCGAGTACAATT ATTGAGTGCACTTGGACCATTAGAGGCCACTTTGATTCAGGGAACCAAAGGAGAAAACCCACTTGGACCATACAGAGATTTACTCGCTGAGATGCAATTTCCCCTTTGCATCTTTTGGCTATTAAATATGTTTGATTACTCACCAAGAAGTACAATCAAGTTACTTCTCATTAATACAGCAGAAAATGAGAAGCATCAATCTTTTTACAATTCATCACAAAAAAGCACGAttggataa